One Onthophagus taurus isolate NC chromosome 11, IU_Otau_3.0, whole genome shotgun sequence genomic window carries:
- the LOC111415288 gene encoding uncharacterized protein: protein MALANMLKLQNFCCKYDLKCGTMVIGGFQTFCSICYFLFACISAVTGDQPPEHYKIAIPATFSGVIINGMVLLGAIKESSVLLIPYLILLGALLIVICYLGLILSILEPLVLIAFIFAVPAIYLWLTVFSYYQSLVAEPITITNPSMVAYNNPGVMETKYPEVV from the exons ATGGCTTTGGCAAACATgttgaaattgcaaaatttttgcTGCAAATATGATTTAAAGTGTGGAACGATGGTGATTGGTGGTTTTCAAACT ttttgttCGATTTGTTACTTCTTGTTTGCTTGCATAAGCGCTGTGACTGGTGATCAACCCCCTGAACATTATAAAATTGCTATTCCCGCTACATTTTCAGGGGTAATTATTAATGGTATGGTTCTATTAGGAGCTATAAAG gAATCAAGCGTCCTTTTAATACCATATTTAATACTTTTGGGAGCtcttttaattgtaatttgttatcttggattaattttatctattttggAACCTTTGGTACTTATAGCTTTCATATTTGCAg ttcCTGCAATTTATCTTTGGCTAACTGTGTTTAGTTATTACCAATCGCTTGTAGCGGAACCTATAACAATTACAAATCCATCGATGGTTGCGTACAATAACCCGGGAGTGATGGAAACGAAATATCCTGAagttgtttaa
- the LOC111415302 gene encoding insulin-like — protein sequence MFATETTTLYCVNNNNLTETKEMSKTWTIYFFLLVTSTLSADSNQAHFQQCGTYLSQLLSMVCKSRYNSQSLNKRSIVPIPIVEMMVPHYYNSNEDEIPQLKLGDILLPRKHAIQVLKGKRRVKRGVYDECCIKPCTYAELHDYCLS from the exons ATGTTTGCTACAGAAACAACAACTTTATACTGTGTAaacaacaacaatttaacAGAAACTAAAGAG ATGTCTAAAACTTggactatttatttttttttattggtaacTTCAACGCTTTCGGCGGATTCAAATCAAGCTCATTTTCAGCAATGTGGAACGTATTTATCGCAACTTCTTTCGATGGTTTGCAAATCGAGATACAACTCTcaaa GTCTTAATAAAAGAAGTATTGTACCAATTCCAATAGTTGAAATGATGGTTCCCCATTATTATAATTCCAACGAAGATGAAATACCACAGTTAAAATTAGGCGATATTCTTTTACCTAGGAAACATGCCATTCAAGTTTTAAAAGGAAAGCGAAGAGTTAAAAGAGGAGTTTATGATGAATGTTGCATAAAACCGTGCACTTACGCGGAATTACACGATTATTGCTTAAGTTGA